The Echinicola rosea genome has a segment encoding these proteins:
- a CDS encoding DUF4230 domain-containing protein — MAWLLVGCKEDHRAMVVGKIQQAKDLATTEFLIDKVVFGTKTKKLLFINISESRFLAYSKATVKTGVDLGNLRPEDITIKGEMISLKLPPIEVVNFSYPPASFHEDSLISDTKAFLNTIKVRDQEEFFRLAELDIRSNLQYMGIVKTSQQHTRKMFEMLLKSLGYREIYIAFKSDELIIPQVNLLVDQDQIVSP; from the coding sequence ATGGCGTGGCTATTGGTCGGGTGTAAGGAAGACCATCGTGCCATGGTTGTCGGAAAAATACAGCAAGCCAAGGACCTTGCCACTACGGAGTTTTTGATCGATAAAGTGGTTTTTGGTACAAAAACAAAAAAATTGCTTTTTATCAACATCAGCGAATCCCGCTTTTTGGCCTATTCCAAAGCCACCGTAAAAACCGGCGTGGACCTTGGCAACCTCAGGCCCGAAGACATTACCATCAAAGGCGAAATGATATCACTAAAGCTTCCGCCCATAGAAGTAGTGAACTTTTCCTATCCTCCGGCATCTTTTCATGAAGATTCGCTTATTTCAGATACCAAGGCATTTTTAAATACCATTAAGGTGAGGGATCAAGAGGAGTTTTTCAGGCTGGCCGAATTGGACATTCGGTCCAATTTACAGTATATGGGGATCGTAAAAACCTCTCAGCAGCATACCAGGAAAATGTTTGAAATGCTGCTAAAGTCATTGGGGTACCGAGAGATTTACATCGCTTTTAAGAGTGATGAATTGATCATCCCGCAAGTAAACTTATTGGTAGATCAAGATCAAATCGTTTCACCATGA
- a CDS encoding NUDIX hydrolase, whose amino-acid sequence MTAIPECFYRISVKALIFDEQGRFLLIREDNGMWDLPGGGLDHEESAEQGIEREMLEEMGIKPSFIAPHPSFFFSFSNPKGLPAANIIYRARISHHHFRPSTECEALRYFHPADIGDVKVYPNIPILIGLLQA is encoded by the coding sequence ATGACAGCTATCCCTGAATGTTTTTATAGAATCAGTGTTAAGGCATTGATCTTTGACGAGCAAGGCCGATTTTTATTGATAAGAGAAGACAATGGAATGTGGGACCTGCCCGGTGGCGGGCTTGATCATGAGGAATCAGCTGAACAAGGTATCGAGCGTGAAATGCTAGAAGAAATGGGGATAAAGCCCTCATTTATTGCACCACATCCGAGCTTCTTCTTTTCCTTTTCCAATCCAAAAGGACTTCCCGCAGCCAATATCATTTACCGGGCAAGAATCTCACATCACCATTTTAGGCCATCGACAGAGTGTGAAGCTTTGCGTTATTTTCATCCAGCGGATATTGGGGATGTAAAGGTCTATCCCAATATTCCCATACTAATTGGTTTATTACAAGCCTGA
- a CDS encoding DUF4230 domain-containing protein, with translation MIGLLLKNWRFIIDVLLVIGLVVLLFWWNPMKIFGGGLKLEETANLVTEVNQIQELVTAEYYGEVITSIEEARLNPLAEDKIRNDVRLLYDDLLAALQHLKDYQDIPKSQRVDEYREGEKTSNWRRKVKHEVDSRNILDKLEYLELMVETQSDPYFRPLMGFLWRTIYNQEKGELPNDRDEEATLYAIYRNPPIRSMATRELDEFMEDYYFHLQESISRRESRKKLTMIGRGWVKAGFDFSDLGPESVVYYEESGIVHLIGIAPKILNADINPWFIPEKGIPGFQILDERGPVNFHDAKRVKQYCIDKLTVQAYQASILKNAHDQGQETLKNFFSLLTDKEINQVIFHSSPFTTFAREAAKDEWISYAEAYMLDSLLELEIGTIDSLNRTVQNQSVNKGFANEHRQIVQHALHDLGQYPYQDGRHNFGFLSKLSSDIAQDSLIDKQEEQLIQTLRYQVAFDHQEMKFIQRDSTERLGYWIEHPLQYLKMYNTMLRDWEGNGVIPDKFDTVTVSAKDFDPEMYLDTVKIIDYFNIDQESIELVYSYKAHSETFYYSLYYPLEFELSALEGFITSKDVPYDSVAYSSYSRLSVVEEGFWIVDQRLNEQYAFHIKVSPDQLFPKHLTDRLLGQQFLYRSDTAYLGFGGTMGAETDSAAITRDPLSIEQVNTVSDFFAALLDARKKEQNKGFVQKTTDWLRSRTSSTAPKTLFVGRKGFRFQE, from the coding sequence ATGATCGGGCTACTATTAAAAAACTGGCGATTCATTATCGATGTCTTATTGGTCATCGGATTGGTGGTTTTGCTTTTTTGGTGGAATCCCATGAAGATTTTTGGAGGGGGACTTAAGCTTGAAGAAACGGCTAATTTGGTCACCGAAGTAAATCAAATACAGGAATTGGTCACTGCTGAATATTACGGTGAAGTGATCACCTCTATCGAAGAAGCAAGGTTAAATCCTTTAGCGGAGGACAAAATCAGAAATGATGTACGATTACTATACGATGACTTGCTGGCGGCCCTCCAACACCTAAAGGATTACCAAGATATTCCCAAAAGCCAACGTGTGGACGAATACAGGGAAGGGGAGAAGACTAGCAATTGGAGAAGGAAAGTGAAGCATGAGGTTGACAGCCGCAATATCCTTGATAAATTGGAGTATTTGGAGCTTATGGTAGAAACTCAATCCGATCCCTATTTTCGGCCTCTGATGGGATTTCTGTGGAGAACGATCTATAACCAAGAAAAAGGAGAGCTGCCCAATGACCGTGATGAGGAAGCAACCTTATACGCCATTTATCGAAATCCACCTATCCGCAGCATGGCTACACGTGAACTGGACGAGTTTATGGAAGACTATTATTTCCATCTTCAGGAGTCCATCAGCCGGAGGGAGTCAAGAAAAAAATTGACTATGATCGGAAGAGGATGGGTAAAGGCTGGTTTTGATTTTAGTGATCTGGGCCCTGAATCTGTCGTCTATTACGAGGAAAGCGGCATTGTTCACCTGATCGGGATTGCTCCCAAAATCCTTAATGCCGATATCAATCCTTGGTTTATTCCCGAAAAGGGGATTCCCGGTTTTCAGATTTTGGACGAACGGGGTCCAGTAAATTTTCATGATGCCAAGAGGGTCAAGCAATATTGTATTGATAAATTAACGGTACAGGCTTACCAGGCCAGTATCCTTAAAAATGCCCATGACCAAGGCCAAGAAACCTTGAAAAATTTCTTTAGCCTTTTGACGGATAAGGAAATCAATCAGGTAATCTTTCATAGCAGCCCATTTACGACTTTTGCGAGGGAAGCGGCGAAAGATGAATGGATTAGCTATGCTGAAGCTTACATGTTGGACTCTCTATTGGAATTAGAAATCGGCACCATAGATTCCTTAAACCGTACTGTCCAAAACCAGTCCGTAAATAAGGGTTTTGCAAATGAACACCGCCAGATAGTACAGCATGCCCTCCATGACCTCGGTCAATATCCCTATCAGGATGGAAGGCATAATTTTGGTTTTCTATCCAAACTGTCATCTGATATAGCGCAAGACAGTTTGATCGACAAACAGGAAGAACAATTGATCCAAACATTGCGATATCAGGTGGCTTTTGATCACCAGGAAATGAAATTTATCCAAAGGGATTCCACGGAGAGGTTGGGCTATTGGATTGAGCATCCACTTCAATATTTAAAAATGTATAACACCATGCTCAGGGATTGGGAAGGGAATGGGGTCATCCCAGACAAGTTTGATACGGTGACCGTAAGTGCCAAGGATTTTGATCCTGAAATGTACCTTGATACGGTCAAAATAATAGATTATTTTAATATTGACCAAGAGTCAATAGAACTTGTTTATAGCTATAAAGCCCATTCTGAGACATTTTACTATAGCCTATATTATCCTTTAGAATTTGAATTATCAGCGTTGGAAGGCTTTATTACCTCCAAAGATGTTCCCTATGATTCAGTAGCTTACTCATCATATTCACGTTTATCGGTGGTAGAGGAAGGATTCTGGATAGTTGATCAGCGGTTAAACGAGCAATATGCCTTTCATATCAAGGTGTCTCCTGATCAACTTTTTCCAAAACATTTGACAGATAGACTACTAGGGCAGCAATTTCTCTATAGATCGGACACGGCGTATTTGGGATTTGGTGGTACAATGGGTGCTGAAACCGATAGTGCTGCGATCACTCGGGATCCACTTTCCATAGAACAGGTGAACACGGTTAGTGACTTTTTTGCTGCGTTATTGGATGCGAGAAAGAAAGAGCAAAATAAAGGTTTTGTGCAAAAAACTACCGATTGGCTTAGATCAAGGACTTCTTCCACAGCCCCAAAGACTTTATTTGTAGGCAGAAAAGGTTTCCGATTTCAGGAATAA
- a CDS encoding PorP/SprF family type IX secretion system membrane protein has protein sequence MKNILKIVVFCGVIMSATPVFCQQLPQFSQYMFNGLHINPGYAGYKGESYIQSTYRSQWVNFPGAPKTFTVTGDFSANEGRMGFGFSVLSDRLGPVTTNGVLLTYAYRIQTGMRSFLGLGVSAGVSEYAIDGSMLDPNDHPDIDLPEGRVNLFTPNLNTGIFFNTPRFYAGLSMYNLVGKKSLEREDVALAYHDFHYYLTAGVILPLSEKVQIKPSFLIKEVKGSPTNYDLNAMFLFFERVWLGGSYRSNMKLGKDNLPENLSNRNSLAMIIEFFATNNLRIGYAYDHNLNVLDSYRNNSHEISIGYYITPKNTRMRNQRWF, from the coding sequence ATGAAAAATATTTTAAAAATAGTGGTGTTTTGTGGGGTCATCATGTCGGCAACTCCTGTTTTTTGCCAGCAGTTGCCGCAGTTTAGCCAATATATGTTCAATGGCCTGCATATTAATCCAGGGTATGCAGGCTACAAGGGAGAGTCCTACATCCAGTCCACGTATAGGAGCCAATGGGTTAATTTTCCCGGAGCTCCCAAGACCTTTACGGTGACGGGAGATTTTAGTGCAAACGAGGGCAGGATGGGATTTGGCTTTTCGGTTTTGAGTGACCGGCTGGGGCCAGTAACCACCAATGGGGTGTTGCTTACGTATGCCTACCGTATTCAGACAGGCATGCGCTCGTTTTTAGGATTGGGCGTAAGCGCTGGAGTATCAGAATATGCCATCGACGGCTCCATGCTCGATCCCAATGACCATCCGGATATCGATCTCCCAGAAGGCAGGGTCAACCTGTTTACCCCTAATCTGAATACGGGAATTTTCTTTAATACACCACGGTTTTATGCGGGATTGAGCATGTATAATTTGGTGGGCAAAAAATCCCTCGAAAGGGAAGACGTTGCTTTGGCCTACCATGACTTTCATTATTATTTGACAGCTGGAGTGATCCTTCCGCTGTCGGAAAAGGTCCAGATAAAACCTTCATTCCTGATCAAAGAAGTCAAAGGTTCTCCTACCAATTATGACCTGAATGCCATGTTCCTGTTTTTCGAACGGGTATGGCTTGGTGGTTCCTATCGCTCCAATATGAAGCTTGGAAAAGATAATCTTCCTGAAAATCTAAGTAATAGAAATTCTCTCGCCATGATCATTGAGTTTTTTGCGACCAATAACTTACGCATTGGATATGCTTATGACCATAACCTAAATGTCTTGGATTCCTACAGAAACAATTCCCACGAAATATCCATTGGCTATTATATCACGCCAAAAAATACAAGGATGCGTAATCAGCGTTGGTTTTAG
- a CDS encoding DUF5675 family protein, with translation MKRFIGLLVIAMVLVLILVFITNPELISKIWLYLVGFIGYIVALAEKGFQSIKKTFKNVEKTKEEPTQKTVTSTSLAPIDPLPEVAHLEQKIQQLEAKMDSANIEGQSLAGGTVTVLRYMDDGETTLGLLFLRNKFFAYTLEDTFRMEKVKHETRIPAGKYLLDFNRQLTPMTERYRNRMPWFDFHLEIKEVPDFSQIYIHIGNTHSDTSGCILIADGVSAGLPRSIVQSTLAYEKFYKIIHGLLQSNEQVTIQVHDEDWIEKSKIAAI, from the coding sequence ATGAAACGTTTTATAGGACTTTTGGTCATTGCTATGGTATTGGTGTTGATTCTGGTCTTTATTACCAATCCTGAATTGATTTCCAAAATCTGGCTGTACTTGGTAGGTTTTATCGGGTACATTGTTGCCTTAGCGGAAAAAGGATTTCAGTCCATAAAAAAAACCTTTAAGAATGTAGAAAAGACAAAAGAGGAGCCAACACAGAAAACCGTTACATCCACCTCGCTGGCGCCCATAGATCCTTTACCCGAAGTGGCACACTTGGAGCAAAAAATCCAGCAGCTAGAGGCCAAAATGGATTCAGCAAATATTGAAGGGCAATCCCTGGCAGGAGGTACAGTGACGGTATTGCGCTATATGGATGATGGCGAGACAACGCTGGGATTGCTATTTCTCCGTAATAAATTCTTTGCCTATACCTTAGAAGATACCTTCAGAATGGAAAAGGTAAAGCACGAGACTAGGATACCAGCGGGAAAGTACCTGCTGGATTTTAACCGGCAGCTTACGCCGATGACTGAGCGGTATCGAAATCGAATGCCATGGTTTGATTTCCATTTGGAGATCAAGGAAGTGCCTGATTTCAGTCAGATTTACATACATATTGGCAATACGCATTCCGACACGAGCGGGTGCATTTTGATTGCCGATGGGGTCAGTGCAGGGTTGCCAAGGTCAATCGTCCAATCGACCTTGGCCTATGAGAAGTTTTATAAAATAATCCACGGCTTGTTGCAGTCCAATGAGCAAGTAACCATCCAGGTTCACGACGAGGACTGGATCGAGAAAAGTAAAATTGCCGCCATATGA
- a CDS encoding N-acetylmuramidase domain-containing protein: MIQFISKHRLPIIQIIAIIVMILLLGIFVAPIFKGFMSLAIGMIIVIGMGMIYGVIVRYFRSPDEKRRIYRNKYHDVFFKGTVIFAILLAVLGVVYGFISYLEGGNPYRIVGLLITVIWIAVFMIYFVWSVYFYNINYGLTDEEWEKIAKAKEMSAYGLQEVEAGIAEPLYNPYRSQTFGLPPGTVRGMIAFTLLIGGMSLLISSYGMDYVSNAEMALRAKQFEFFETAFLMMIAFYFGDRSLKYLRDRWNAPSKADKQDERDTTAKSNAPMTASSVQAFDFPSSDPVGLDDQAFREEDLVFKEINQPQSVSKPLTGLKKALQKGTEMMESMGSAYVQIRDNTTQKVLADEEIRDALEGLWQDKQLKLAFPVIKAVVSVESSGRGHLQDGRAKILFEGHKFWYWLSKVGKTKDELEELQRQYPDIVYPNWTREHYRLGTDEYDRLEKAKEICQGINDKAAVYATSWGLFQILGENLDHFIKARNYKDWKDFEQKQHEAELFHFLDFLTFIQTKKLNGRPLASFISEENKGNYDWSSFAYGYNGRGYKLNKYDEKLAAAYHKFKSQGL, from the coding sequence ATGATACAGTTTATTTCCAAACACCGTCTTCCAATCATTCAGATCATAGCCATCATTGTGATGATCTTGCTCTTGGGTATATTTGTAGCTCCCATTTTTAAAGGGTTTATGTCTTTGGCTATTGGGATGATCATTGTCATAGGGATGGGGATGATCTATGGGGTCATTGTACGGTACTTTAGATCTCCGGATGAAAAGCGAAGGATCTATCGGAATAAATACCACGATGTCTTCTTTAAAGGAACGGTGATTTTCGCCATTTTGCTGGCAGTATTGGGGGTTGTTTATGGCTTTATCTCCTATTTGGAGGGAGGAAACCCCTACCGAATTGTAGGTTTGCTGATCACGGTAATCTGGATAGCAGTTTTCATGATCTACTTCGTTTGGTCAGTCTATTTTTACAATATCAACTATGGTCTAACAGACGAGGAGTGGGAAAAAATAGCCAAGGCCAAAGAAATGAGTGCGTATGGTCTTCAGGAAGTAGAAGCGGGGATTGCTGAGCCCTTGTATAATCCCTACCGAAGCCAGACGTTTGGGCTTCCCCCGGGCACGGTTAGGGGGATGATTGCATTTACGCTTTTGATCGGCGGGATGTCGCTGCTAATCAGTAGCTATGGAATGGATTACGTCTCTAATGCAGAAATGGCGCTAAGGGCAAAACAATTTGAATTTTTTGAGACCGCTTTCTTGATGATGATCGCCTTTTATTTTGGTGATCGTTCCCTTAAATATTTGCGTGATAGATGGAATGCGCCATCCAAAGCAGATAAGCAGGACGAACGCGACACTACAGCAAAATCAAATGCACCGATGACTGCTTCCAGTGTACAGGCCTTTGATTTTCCTTCTTCCGATCCTGTTGGCCTTGATGACCAGGCCTTTCGAGAGGAGGATTTGGTTTTCAAGGAAATAAACCAGCCACAAAGTGTTTCCAAACCGTTGACAGGCTTAAAAAAAGCCTTGCAGAAGGGAACCGAAATGATGGAATCCATGGGGTCGGCCTATGTCCAGATCAGGGACAATACCACTCAGAAGGTCCTTGCTGACGAGGAAATAAGAGATGCCTTGGAAGGTTTATGGCAAGATAAGCAACTCAAACTGGCTTTTCCTGTCATCAAAGCAGTTGTCTCCGTAGAGTCATCCGGAAGGGGACACCTCCAGGACGGCAGGGCAAAAATCCTTTTTGAAGGACATAAATTTTGGTACTGGCTTTCCAAGGTCGGTAAAACAAAGGATGAATTGGAAGAGCTACAGCGGCAATATCCTGATATAGTCTATCCTAATTGGACACGGGAACATTACCGCTTGGGCACTGATGAATACGATAGATTGGAAAAAGCAAAAGAAATCTGTCAAGGCATTAACGATAAGGCTGCTGTGTATGCGACTTCTTGGGGCTTATTTCAGATTTTGGGCGAAAACCTTGATCATTTTATCAAAGCCAGAAATTATAAGGATTGGAAGGATTTTGAGCAAAAACAACATGAAGCTGAACTGTTTCATTTCTTGGACTTTCTGACCTTTATCCAAACCAAAAAGCTTAACGGCAGACCCTTGGCCAGTTTTATTTCAGAAGAAAATAAAGGAAACTATGACTGGTCCTCTTTTGCATATGGCTATAATGGCCGCGGCTATAAGCTGAATAAGTACGATGAGAAATTGGCAGCCGCCTATCATAAATTCAAGTCTCAAGGGTTATGA
- a CDS encoding LA_2272 family surface repeat-containing protein: MKTIRIILAAVSVLISQWTFGQNDSVPIYTIMYNQAPEGFDYPLIGFVNNGHGNHKGAQIGFINTNLKAFTGAQIGFVNSIGDYQNGLQLGFVNTTNGPVNGMQAGFVNTSTDTVNGTQLGFINTQANTSTGLQAGFINTSTGKLNGAQLGFVNTNPVEVTGAQIGFVNTTGNLSTLQLGFVNVADSLKKGGLPIGFLSIVRHGGYQAIEMGYNELFPYNLSVKIGIPAFYTTVNGSFNPDFEDEFAVGAGLGSNIALGSIFFLNPEAYYLFQFNAENSITRASFNLGANLSSHVQFVVGPSVSWIWYAKDYDVIDPAFSFYRERFDENDELIVGLNAALRIKLSK; this comes from the coding sequence ATGAAAACTATTCGAATCATATTAGCAGCAGTATCGGTACTGATCAGTCAGTGGACATTTGGGCAAAACGACTCCGTTCCTATTTATACCATAATGTACAATCAAGCTCCGGAAGGCTTTGATTATCCATTGATCGGTTTTGTGAATAATGGGCATGGTAACCATAAAGGCGCCCAAATTGGTTTTATCAACACCAATCTGAAGGCTTTTACTGGTGCTCAGATTGGATTTGTCAATTCCATTGGTGATTACCAAAATGGTTTACAACTCGGATTTGTCAACACTACCAATGGCCCTGTAAACGGCATGCAGGCAGGCTTTGTCAACACCAGTACTGATACCGTCAACGGCACTCAGTTGGGATTTATCAATACGCAGGCAAATACCTCTACTGGGTTGCAAGCTGGCTTTATCAATACTTCCACCGGAAAGCTGAATGGTGCCCAGCTGGGCTTCGTGAACACTAATCCAGTAGAGGTTACTGGAGCGCAAATTGGTTTTGTAAACACTACTGGAAACCTCAGTACCTTGCAGTTGGGTTTTGTAAATGTGGCTGATTCACTCAAAAAAGGAGGACTTCCAATCGGCTTTTTATCCATCGTTAGGCACGGAGGATACCAGGCCATTGAGATGGGTTATAATGAACTCTTTCCTTATAACCTGTCCGTAAAAATAGGCATACCGGCTTTTTATACTACTGTCAATGGATCTTTTAATCCTGATTTTGAAGATGAATTTGCTGTGGGGGCTGGACTGGGAAGCAATATTGCTCTGGGATCTATATTCTTCTTAAACCCAGAAGCTTATTACCTCTTCCAATTCAACGCTGAAAACAGCATTACCAGGGCGAGCTTTAACCTGGGGGCTAACCTCAGTTCTCATGTACAGTTTGTGGTCGGGCCAAGTGTTTCTTGGATCTGGTATGCAAAAGATTATGATGTGATCGATCCAGCCTTTTCATTTTACAGGGAACGGTTTGATGAAAACGACGAGCTTATCGTAGGACTAAATGCTGCACTTAGGATAAAATTGTCCAAATAG